In one Hemitrygon akajei chromosome 3, sHemAka1.3, whole genome shotgun sequence genomic region, the following are encoded:
- the mterf4 gene encoding transcription termination factor 4, mitochondrial isoform X1: protein MSQGVKTMVQQTMCLHGLLHRMQPAVRYWQFSTQVKDYAIHTGSCQCIHSWFSTARILSHSGKISLDFHPIPPKKFHFSSSMDTEGNLHPVGKHSGKLKADASHVENAVEPLLNLGFTQVQVKQLLELNPRIAAQVPLKAHPVLCLLDSLGLRPSSILKVLEKCPELVRIKGHQLQSRIDNLRKRGLDEERLQRILVHHPQILNLSVKQVNNTVRFFKEKCIFTVQQITEILQTSPNVLFENFEELEYKFQFAYFRMGLKQVAIVKSGIFRTSLEELKQRLIFLERLGRYQTPDKKGQTPIINPKPKDIFTTTEDYFLAKVAMSSWEEFDTFKKLLKREEIAERELGHQEDSGTSEELSDSEEDEELFPGN from the exons ATGAGCCAGGGAGTGAAGACCATGGTACAGCAG ACTATGTGCTTACATGGCCTTCTCCACAGGATGCAGCCGGCTGTTAGGTACTGGCAGTTCTCCACACAAGTGAAGGACTATGCTATACATACAGGGTCTTGCCAATGCATTCACTCTTGGTTCTCAACAGCCAGGATTCTCAGTCATTCCGGGAAAATTTCACTGGACTTCCACCCAATCCCCCCCAAAAAATTCCACTTTTCGTCCTCTATGGATACAGAGGGCAATTTACATCCTGTGGGAAAACATTCTGGAAAATTGAAAGCAGATGCTTCTCACGTAGAGAATGCAGTTGAGCCCCTTCTGAATCTGGGATTTACTCAGGTTCAAGTGAAGCAACTGCTTGAACTAAATCCTAGAATTGCTGCACAGGTTCCACTGAAGGCTCACCCTGTGCTCTGCCTGCTTGATAGTCTTGGTTTAAGGCCAAGCAGCATTTTAAAGGTCTTGGAAAAATGCCCCGAACTGGTTAGAATAAAGGGTCATCAGCTGCAGTCACGCATTGACAACCTGCGGAAGCGTGGACTTGATGAAG AGAGACTGCAACGCATCTTGGTGCATCACCCACAGATTCTGAATCTCTCTGTGAAGCAGGTGAACAACACTGTGCGCTTCTTCAAAGAGAAGTGTATTTTCACAGTACAACAGATCACAGAAATTCTCCAAACTTCACCCAATGTTCTCTTTGAAAACTTTGAAGAACTGGAATACAAATTCCAG TTCGCATATTTCCGAATGGGACTAAAACAAGTAGCGATAGTGAAATCTGGAATTTTCCGGACGTCACTAGAAGAACTAAAACAACGCCTTATCTTCTTAGAACGTCTTGGGCGTTACCAGACTCCAGATAAGAAGGGTCAGACTCCGATCATAAACCCCAAACCAAAGGACATATTTACCACTACTGAAGATTATTTTTTGGCTAAAGTGGCTATGTCATCTTGGGAAGAGTTTGATACTTTTAAGAAGCTCCTGAAGCGCGAGGAGATTGCAGAAAGAGAACTTGGGCATCAGGAAGACAGCGGTACATCTGAGGAACTATCTGACAGTGAGGAGGATGAGGAATTGTTTCCGGGAAATTAA
- the mterf4 gene encoding transcription termination factor 4, mitochondrial isoform X2, whose protein sequence is MCLHGLLHRMQPAVRYWQFSTQVKDYAIHTGSCQCIHSWFSTARILSHSGKISLDFHPIPPKKFHFSSSMDTEGNLHPVGKHSGKLKADASHVENAVEPLLNLGFTQVQVKQLLELNPRIAAQVPLKAHPVLCLLDSLGLRPSSILKVLEKCPELVRIKGHQLQSRIDNLRKRGLDEERLQRILVHHPQILNLSVKQVNNTVRFFKEKCIFTVQQITEILQTSPNVLFENFEELEYKFQFAYFRMGLKQVAIVKSGIFRTSLEELKQRLIFLERLGRYQTPDKKGQTPIINPKPKDIFTTTEDYFLAKVAMSSWEEFDTFKKLLKREEIAERELGHQEDSGTSEELSDSEEDEELFPGN, encoded by the exons ATGTGCTTACATGGCCTTCTCCACAGGATGCAGCCGGCTGTTAGGTACTGGCAGTTCTCCACACAAGTGAAGGACTATGCTATACATACAGGGTCTTGCCAATGCATTCACTCTTGGTTCTCAACAGCCAGGATTCTCAGTCATTCCGGGAAAATTTCACTGGACTTCCACCCAATCCCCCCCAAAAAATTCCACTTTTCGTCCTCTATGGATACAGAGGGCAATTTACATCCTGTGGGAAAACATTCTGGAAAATTGAAAGCAGATGCTTCTCACGTAGAGAATGCAGTTGAGCCCCTTCTGAATCTGGGATTTACTCAGGTTCAAGTGAAGCAACTGCTTGAACTAAATCCTAGAATTGCTGCACAGGTTCCACTGAAGGCTCACCCTGTGCTCTGCCTGCTTGATAGTCTTGGTTTAAGGCCAAGCAGCATTTTAAAGGTCTTGGAAAAATGCCCCGAACTGGTTAGAATAAAGGGTCATCAGCTGCAGTCACGCATTGACAACCTGCGGAAGCGTGGACTTGATGAAG AGAGACTGCAACGCATCTTGGTGCATCACCCACAGATTCTGAATCTCTCTGTGAAGCAGGTGAACAACACTGTGCGCTTCTTCAAAGAGAAGTGTATTTTCACAGTACAACAGATCACAGAAATTCTCCAAACTTCACCCAATGTTCTCTTTGAAAACTTTGAAGAACTGGAATACAAATTCCAG TTCGCATATTTCCGAATGGGACTAAAACAAGTAGCGATAGTGAAATCTGGAATTTTCCGGACGTCACTAGAAGAACTAAAACAACGCCTTATCTTCTTAGAACGTCTTGGGCGTTACCAGACTCCAGATAAGAAGGGTCAGACTCCGATCATAAACCCCAAACCAAAGGACATATTTACCACTACTGAAGATTATTTTTTGGCTAAAGTGGCTATGTCATCTTGGGAAGAGTTTGATACTTTTAAGAAGCTCCTGAAGCGCGAGGAGATTGCAGAAAGAGAACTTGGGCATCAGGAAGACAGCGGTACATCTGAGGAACTATCTGACAGTGAGGAGGATGAGGAATTGTTTCCGGGAAATTAA